A part of Bifidobacteriaceae bacterium genomic DNA contains:
- a CDS encoding FAD:protein FMN transferase has product MTAAGVRPAWGLAEFPAMGTLVTLKFGGAAADSLAGEARTLIEEIEAQLSRFRPDSDVSRLSRRPGEWLAVGAHTALVLAEAARLREATEGLFDPALPGRGLEVRHAGGENGQARAGHVPGQAAEARLAVEVLNRGREGRAGKGRDGIVGVGGVTGIDLGGIGKGYAAEACLALCRRRGADSALVGVGVSSFAAMGERAGGGPWRIGLRSPGGGPNDALGVLELAGGALATSGVDEQAGHILDPTTGRSADSGILQATVLAATGMEAEAYSTALMVGGVAAAARWPVASVTVTADAVLASPSARFSPSLAGGDA; this is encoded by the coding sequence GTGACGGCCGCTGGAGTTCGCCCCGCGTGGGGGCTGGCCGAGTTCCCCGCCATGGGCACGCTGGTCACCCTCAAGTTCGGTGGCGCGGCCGCAGACTCGTTGGCGGGGGAGGCGCGGACGTTGATTGAGGAGATCGAGGCGCAGTTGTCGCGGTTCCGGCCGGACTCCGACGTGTCGCGGCTGAGCCGCCGGCCCGGCGAATGGCTCGCCGTCGGGGCGCACACGGCGTTGGTTCTGGCGGAGGCGGCGCGTCTCCGCGAGGCCACCGAGGGCCTGTTCGACCCGGCTCTGCCGGGCCGCGGCCTGGAGGTCAGACACGCGGGAGGCGAGAACGGCCAGGCGCGGGCGGGCCATGTTCCCGGGCAAGCCGCGGAGGCGCGCCTGGCTGTCGAGGTGCTGAACCGGGGTCGGGAGGGTCGGGCCGGAAAGGGACGGGACGGCATCGTCGGCGTGGGAGGCGTTACGGGGATCGACTTAGGCGGGATCGGCAAGGGCTACGCGGCGGAAGCCTGCCTGGCATTGTGCCGCCGCCGCGGGGCGGATTCGGCGCTGGTCGGCGTTGGCGTGTCCTCCTTCGCGGCGATGGGCGAGCGGGCGGGCGGGGGGCCGTGGCGGATCGGGCTGCGCTCGCCGGGCGGGGGCCCGAACGACGCTCTGGGCGTGTTGGAGTTGGCGGGCGGTGCTTTGGCGACATCGGGCGTGGACGAGCAGGCGGGGCACATCCTCGACCCGACAACGGGGCGCTCTGCCGACTCGGGGATCCTGCAGGCGACGGTGTTGGCGGCCACAGGCATGGAGGCGGAGGCGTACTCGACGGCGCTGATGGTGGGCGGGGTCGCGGCCGCCGCCCGCTGGCCGGTCGCCTCAGTCACCGTCACGGCCGATGCCGTCCTGGCCAGCCCCAGCGCCCGCTTCTCTCCCAGCCTTGCGGGCGGGGACGCCTGA
- a CDS encoding FMN-binding protein → MTTANEGRHRADAGGLDAMRAGAVGLTPQAHATCSAAAAGDAGWAACPDATSSAAWAGPAGSGAAGLPARARPSGLVGLAGLVGLAASAAGGLAGCGPSAPPFDPSLPLADGVWVGESEPDEEGAYGRSTVTVADGKIVASEYVTVQANGSVKAEDYGKDSSGQIANRSAYRAAQKAVAAFDVYARELIEVGEPAEVDAVSGATIAYGQFLEASTNALIQAQEAAP, encoded by the coding sequence ATGACCACGGCAAATGAGGGCCGGCACCGCGCGGACGCTGGCGGGCTTGACGCGATGCGGGCGGGCGCTGTGGGCCTGACCCCGCAGGCGCATGCGACCTGTTCGGCTGCGGCGGCGGGTGATGCTGGCTGGGCGGCGTGCCCGGACGCGACCTCTTCGGCCGCGTGGGCGGGCCCCGCAGGCTCGGGCGCAGCGGGCTTGCCCGCCCGGGCCAGGCCTAGCGGGTTGGTCGGGTTGGCTGGCCTGGTCGGGCTGGCCGCCTCGGCGGCCGGTGGCCTGGCCGGCTGCGGGCCGTCCGCCCCGCCGTTCGACCCGTCCCTGCCGCTGGCGGACGGCGTCTGGGTGGGGGAGAGCGAACCGGACGAGGAGGGCGCCTACGGGCGCTCGACGGTGACGGTCGCGGACGGCAAGATCGTGGCCAGCGAGTACGTCACCGTCCAGGCCAACGGTTCGGTCAAGGCGGAGGATTACGGGAAGGACTCGTCGGGCCAGATCGCGAACCGGTCCGCGTACCGCGCGGCCCAGAAGGCGGTCGCGGCCTTCGACGTCTACGCCCGCGAGCTAATCGAGGTCGGCGAACCGGCGGAGGTCGACGCGGTCTCCGGCGCCACGATCGCCTACGGCCAATTCTTGGAGGCGTCCACCAACGCCCTTATCCAAGCCCAGGAGGCGGCCCCCTAA
- a CDS encoding ABC transporter ATP-binding protein — MNELLELESVSKVYGELRALDEVSLTVPKGQWLSIVGPSGSGKTTLMNIVGAMDRASTGSVALDGVQLSGLGARELAQIRRNTVGLIFQKFHLIGHLTAVENVMVAQYYHSMPDEAEALAALERVGLRERASHLPSQLSGGEQQRVCIARALINYPALILADEPTGNLDAANEATVLDIFRSLHAEGATLVVVTHDPFVAAEGQREIALDHGRVVREVFHDHGK, encoded by the coding sequence ATGAACGAGCTGTTGGAACTGGAATCGGTGTCCAAGGTCTACGGGGAACTGCGGGCGCTGGACGAGGTCTCGCTGACCGTGCCGAAAGGCCAGTGGCTGTCGATCGTGGGACCGTCCGGGTCGGGGAAGACCACCCTGATGAACATTGTGGGCGCGATGGACCGGGCGAGCACCGGGTCGGTGGCGTTGGACGGGGTGCAATTGAGCGGGCTGGGCGCGCGGGAACTGGCCCAGATCAGGCGCAACACCGTGGGGCTGATCTTCCAGAAATTCCATCTGATTGGGCATTTGACCGCGGTGGAGAACGTGATGGTGGCGCAATACTACCATTCCATGCCGGACGAGGCGGAGGCGCTGGCGGCCCTCGAGCGCGTCGGGTTGAGGGAGCGGGCCTCGCACCTGCCGTCGCAGTTGTCCGGCGGCGAACAGCAACGGGTCTGCATTGCCCGCGCCCTCATCAACTACCCGGCGTTGATCCTGGCGGACGAGCCGACCGGCAACCTGGACGCCGCCAACGAGGCGACGGTGCTGGACATCTTCCGTTCGCTGCACGCCGAAGGCGCCACCCTGGTGGTGGTGACGCACGACCCGTTCGTGGCGGCCGAGGGCCAACGCGAGATCGCCCTCGACCACGGCCGGGTGGTCCGGGAGGTGTTCCATGACCACGGCAAATGA
- a CDS encoding FtsX-like permease family protein yields the protein MARKRAGAAVRGEDRAGESRLAAKSGDATAGARGDSAAARGHSAPVPRDQARARRAMFWRMVLRSVTRRRSRVLIAVLAVGIGATTLFALASIATDIPRQMTREMRAYGANLLVMPEDGAGKVPAAALEPIAGVLESAEVIGSAPYRYETLRLNEQPYLTAGTDLEAVRQVSPYWYVEGDWPAGPGEVLIGQDIAEWIGLAAGDQVELVAAVEATPGDNAGAGAEDGAGNGGTASGGGDGPGAAGGPDGDGAGAEDGAGSRGTASGTGEDPDGEAEAVLEEEAVATFTVAGVLSTGGSEDELILMGLRDLEEFTGVGGQYDVVEYSVAADAGRIETLAKAIGAEVAGVAAAPVKRLTESDTYVLSMLRSLLALITVIVLALTMIGVSTTMMAVVAERQGEIALRKALGASNREVEREFLSEGLALGAVGGLVGTGLGYLLAQVISLNVFHRGVAMTWWLALAAVGLSTLVAWAAALVPVRRAAEVDPAIVLRGE from the coding sequence ATGGCGCGGAAGAGGGCGGGCGCGGCGGTGCGCGGCGAGGACCGGGCGGGCGAGAGCCGCCTGGCGGCGAAGAGCGGCGACGCGACAGCGGGCGCGCGAGGCGACAGCGCGGCGGCTCGGGGGCACAGCGCGCCGGTGCCTCGGGACCAGGCGCGCGCCCGCCGGGCCATGTTCTGGCGGATGGTCCTGCGGTCGGTCACGCGCCGGCGCTCCCGGGTGCTGATCGCGGTGCTGGCGGTCGGGATCGGCGCGACCACGCTGTTCGCGCTCGCGTCCATCGCCACGGACATCCCGCGCCAAATGACCCGCGAGATGCGGGCGTATGGGGCGAACTTGCTGGTCATGCCGGAGGACGGCGCCGGGAAGGTCCCGGCTGCGGCCCTGGAGCCCATCGCCGGCGTGCTCGAGTCGGCGGAGGTGATCGGGTCCGCGCCGTACCGCTATGAGACGCTGCGGTTGAACGAGCAGCCCTACCTGACCGCGGGCACCGACCTGGAGGCGGTCCGCCAGGTCAGCCCGTACTGGTACGTCGAGGGCGACTGGCCCGCCGGGCCGGGCGAGGTGCTGATCGGGCAGGACATCGCCGAGTGGATCGGGCTGGCGGCGGGCGACCAGGTCGAGTTGGTGGCGGCGGTCGAGGCGACCCCGGGCGACAATGCCGGCGCGGGAGCGGAAGACGGGGCTGGGAACGGCGGCACGGCATCGGGCGGCGGGGACGGACCCGGCGCGGCGGGCGGGCCGGACGGCGACGGCGCGGGAGCGGAAGACGGGGCTGGGAGCAGGGGCACGGCATCGGGCACCGGGGAGGACCCGGACGGGGAAGCCGAGGCTGTGCTGGAGGAGGAGGCCGTGGCGACGTTCACGGTGGCGGGGGTGCTGTCGACGGGCGGCTCGGAGGACGAGTTGATCCTGATGGGGTTGCGGGACCTGGAGGAGTTCACGGGGGTGGGGGGCCAGTACGACGTGGTGGAGTACTCGGTCGCGGCGGACGCCGGGCGGATCGAGACGCTGGCGAAGGCGATCGGCGCGGAAGTGGCGGGCGTGGCGGCGGCGCCGGTGAAGCGGCTGACGGAATCGGACACGTATGTGCTGTCCATGCTGCGGTCGCTGCTGGCGTTGATAACGGTGATCGTGCTGGCGCTGACCATGATCGGGGTGTCCACCACCATGATGGCGGTGGTGGCTGAACGCCAGGGCGAAATCGCGCTGCGCAAGGCGCTGGGCGCGTCCAACCGCGAGGTGGAGCGGGAGTTCTTGAGCGAGGGGCTGGCGCTGGGCGCGGTCGGAGGCCTTGTCGGAACGGGGCTGGGATACCTGTTGGCGCAGGTCATCAGCCTGAACGTGTTCCACCGGGGGGTGGCCATGACGTGGTGGCTGGCGTTGGCGGCGGTGGGCTTGTCCACATTGGTCGCCTGGGCGGCCGCGCTGGTGCCGGTGCGCCGCGCGGCCGAGGTCGACCCGGCCATAGTGCTGCGAGGAGAATGA
- a CDS encoding ABC transporter permease, giving the protein MVRGALTRDRSKRVMIAATTALGASVATAMLGVMFDVGDKVNQELKTYGANITVQAKGAAVLDELYQVEGAPAARAALNEADLPKIKTIFWAFNILDFAPFLSTSAGLALGGAPDAAGSPAGDPVTVVGTWFARPLDLPTGEHAVAGILNLRSWWDVEGGWIADGDEDLALVGAGLAEARGLALADTLTLSGPEGTATVKVAGIVNTSGDESSQVIVPLATAQRLAGRAGEVDSVEVSALTTPDNDLARKAARNPQSLTISEWETWYCTAYASSIAYQIEEVIPEAVAKPVRQVTESSGSILAKTRLLMLLVTALSLIASALAIANLVTANVIERAPQIGLLKAVGAADGSVVRLILAEMALVGLAGGLVGYAAGLGFAQLIGHAVFGSAIAARPVVALLVAGLVFLVVLGGSLPSIRFLLRLRPADVLHGR; this is encoded by the coding sequence ATGGTGCGCGGAGCGTTGACGCGCGACCGCTCCAAGCGGGTGATGATCGCTGCGACCACGGCCCTGGGCGCCTCGGTCGCCACGGCCATGCTGGGCGTCATGTTCGACGTGGGCGACAAGGTCAACCAGGAGCTCAAGACCTACGGCGCGAACATCACGGTGCAGGCCAAGGGCGCCGCCGTCCTCGACGAGCTTTACCAGGTGGAGGGCGCCCCCGCCGCACGGGCCGCGCTGAATGAGGCCGACCTGCCCAAAATCAAGACCATCTTCTGGGCGTTCAACATCCTCGACTTCGCCCCGTTCCTATCCACCTCCGCCGGTTTGGCCTTGGGCGGCGCGCCCGATGCCGCCGGGTCGCCCGCCGGGGACCCCGTCACGGTTGTGGGAACCTGGTTCGCCCGCCCGCTCGATCTGCCCACCGGCGAACACGCCGTGGCGGGGATCTTGAACCTGCGGTCCTGGTGGGACGTGGAGGGCGGCTGGATCGCGGACGGCGACGAGGACTTGGCGCTGGTGGGCGCCGGCCTGGCGGAGGCGCGCGGCCTGGCGTTGGCCGACACGTTGACCTTGTCCGGCCCGGAGGGGACGGCGACGGTCAAAGTGGCCGGGATTGTGAACACGTCCGGCGACGAGTCGTCCCAGGTGATCGTTCCGCTGGCGACCGCGCAGCGCCTGGCCGGGCGCGCGGGCGAGGTCGACTCGGTCGAGGTCAGCGCCCTGACCACGCCGGACAACGACCTGGCGCGCAAGGCCGCCCGCAACCCCCAGTCGCTGACCATCTCCGAATGGGAAACCTGGTACTGCACGGCCTACGCGTCCTCGATCGCCTATCAAATCGAGGAGGTCATCCCGGAGGCGGTCGCCAAGCCGGTCCGCCAGGTGACCGAGTCCTCCGGGTCCATCCTGGCCAAGACCCGGCTGCTGATGCTCCTGGTCACGGCGCTGTCTTTGATCGCCTCCGCGTTGGCGATAGCCAACCTGGTGACGGCCAACGTGATCGAGCGGGCCCCGCAGATCGGGTTGCTGAAGGCCGTGGGGGCGGCTGACGGGTCGGTGGTCCGGCTGATTCTGGCGGAGATGGCCTTGGTGGGGTTGGCCGGCGGCCTGGTGGGCTACGCCGCCGGGCTCGGCTTCGCGCAGCTCATTGGGCACGCCGTCTTCGGCTCCGCCATAGCCGCCCGGCCGGTCGTGGCCCTGCTGGTCGCGGGCCTGGTGTTCCTTGTGGTACTGGGCGGGTCGCTGCCGTCGATCCGCTTCCTGTTGCGCTTGCGCCCGGCGGACGTGTTGCACGGGCGGTGA
- a CDS encoding DUF2318 domain-containing protein has product MLGQVVAVTGGLAPAILLIAVIAVGGRCLGLGRKAWRLVAGGVAAGTAGGAALAVIREVTGMAGREVISIATLSLLLAAMAALAVASWLPRRRAPRERADGPSGEGRAPQGANATPTPLAPDLGGAWTDWVAWAWAGAAGAVAALTLFRAVPPVLLQWSSFVVPGTSAASTDSLMRILGFVLGATLAVLVGVFVARASDGVSRAVGRVGLTAAVAVGGAGNLIGLMQLLVARRWIELPRPVFKALSWGINHGSVILAGLAVAALIPPLAMLRANRRPPTGGPNPAVDRLAKARARRRIHYGLASAASYLAIGWVVTFGVAIDQREPQLSPPEQFDVAGALAVIDLDAIDDGHLHRFAYTTSTGVEVRFIVVKKNGVAYGVGLDACEVCGPTGYYEKDGKIICRLCDVIMNIATIGFKGGCNPIPLDYELDGGQLTVALADLEAAADVFA; this is encoded by the coding sequence ATGCTTGGGCAAGTTGTCGCCGTGACCGGGGGACTGGCGCCGGCCATATTGCTGATCGCGGTGATCGCTGTGGGCGGTCGCTGCCTGGGGCTGGGCCGAAAGGCGTGGCGCCTGGTCGCGGGCGGCGTGGCGGCGGGCACGGCGGGCGGTGCGGCCTTGGCGGTAATCCGCGAGGTCACGGGCATGGCCGGGCGGGAAGTGATCTCGATCGCGACCCTGAGCCTGCTCCTTGCCGCCATGGCGGCCTTGGCCGTTGCGAGCTGGCTGCCCCGCCGCCGGGCGCCGCGAGAGCGAGCGGACGGGCCGTCTGGCGAGGGGCGCGCGCCACAAGGCGCGAACGCGACCCCGACCCCGTTGGCGCCCGACTTGGGCGGGGCCTGGACGGATTGGGTCGCCTGGGCCTGGGCCGGCGCGGCCGGCGCCGTGGCCGCGCTGACGCTGTTCCGGGCCGTCCCGCCGGTGTTGTTGCAGTGGTCGAGTTTCGTGGTGCCGGGCACCTCCGCCGCCTCCACGGATTCGCTGATGCGGATACTCGGGTTCGTGCTGGGCGCCACCCTGGCCGTCTTGGTCGGGGTGTTCGTGGCGCGGGCGAGCGACGGGGTGTCGCGGGCTGTTGGGCGTGTGGGGCTGACGGCTGCGGTCGCCGTGGGCGGGGCGGGGAACCTGATCGGCCTGATGCAACTGCTGGTCGCCCGGCGCTGGATTGAGCTCCCCCGGCCGGTCTTCAAAGCCTTGTCCTGGGGGATCAACCACGGCTCGGTCATCCTGGCCGGCCTGGCGGTCGCGGCTCTGATACCGCCCCTGGCGATGCTGCGGGCCAACCGCCGCCCGCCCACCGGCGGCCCGAACCCGGCCGTGGACCGGCTCGCCAAAGCCCGCGCCCGGCGCCGCATCCATTACGGCCTGGCCAGCGCGGCCAGCTACCTGGCCATCGGCTGGGTGGTGACCTTCGGGGTGGCGATCGACCAGCGCGAGCCGCAACTCTCGCCGCCGGAGCAGTTCGACGTGGCGGGCGCGCTCGCCGTCATCGACTTGGACGCCATTGACGACGGCCACCTGCACCGGTTCGCATACACCACGTCCACAGGCGTCGAGGTCCGCTTCATCGTGGTCAAGAAGAACGGGGTCGCCTACGGCGTTGGCCTGGACGCCTGCGAGGTCTGCGGGCCCACCGGCTACTACGAGAAGGACGGCAAGATCATCTGCCGCCTGTGCGACGTGATCATGAACATCGCGACAATCGGCTTCAAGGGCGGCTGCAATCCCATCCCGCTGGACTACGAGTTGGACGGCGGCCAGTTGACGGTCGCGCTGGCGGATCTCGAAGCCGCCGCGGACGTGTTCGCGTAG
- a CDS encoding iron transporter, which produces MKSRTAAVLGGLSLIAVLGLSACGTDDKKDEETGTPSSPAANTETDKAAPAPGDEGASGFVEEPIGDPQSLPPLEVSGVYFQPVDMEPVGMGLAAAESDFHIEADISAGANDLGYGVGDFVPNLTVEYSIVAEDGTVKSEGTFMQMNASDGPHYGANVALKEAGTYKVTFTIHSPEENGHLLHVDKETGVTGRFWTEPIVAQWDWDYVPREW; this is translated from the coding sequence ATGAAAAGCCGAACCGCCGCCGTCCTGGGCGGCCTTAGTCTAATTGCCGTTTTGGGTCTGAGCGCCTGCGGAACAGACGACAAGAAGGACGAGGAGACGGGCACGCCGTCCTCGCCGGCCGCCAACACCGAGACGGACAAGGCAGCCCCGGCGCCCGGCGACGAGGGCGCCAGCGGGTTCGTGGAGGAGCCGATCGGGGACCCGCAGTCCCTGCCGCCGCTGGAGGTCTCGGGCGTGTACTTCCAGCCGGTGGACATGGAGCCGGTGGGCATGGGCCTGGCGGCCGCCGAATCGGACTTCCACATCGAGGCGGACATCTCCGCCGGGGCCAACGACTTGGGCTACGGCGTGGGCGATTTCGTGCCGAACCTGACCGTCGAGTACTCGATCGTGGCGGAAGACGGCACGGTCAAGTCGGAGGGCACGTTCATGCAGATGAACGCCTCGGACGGGCCGCACTACGGCGCCAATGTGGCGCTGAAGGAGGCGGGCACCTACAAAGTCACCTTCACCATCCACTCTCCGGAGGAAAACGGCCACCTGCTGCACGTCGACAAGGAGACGGGCGTGACGGGCCGCTTCTGGACCGAGCCGATCGTGGCTCAATGGGATTGGGACTACGTGCCGCGGGAATGGTGA
- the mnmA gene encoding tRNA 2-thiouridine(34) synthase MnmA, with the protein MRVLAALSGGVDSAVAAARAAEAGHQVTAVHMALMRNPAQTRLGGRGCCSIEDASDARRSAAKLGLDFYVWDLSEEFEDLVVRDFLDTYAAGRTPNPCVRCNQFIKFQVLAERALALGFEAVVTGHYARVEPIGCGVALRRAVDRAKDQSYVLAVAGPEALRRCVFPLGEVASKAEVRAEAARRGLPVSAKPDSYDICFVADGDTMGYLRARLGERPGPVLDQSGAQVGTHSGAFGFTIGQRRGLRLGRPAPDGRPRYVTAIDTAAGVVRVGPAEALTVERFRVGSPVWLDPDAERLAARGELSCDVQVRAHGRPVGATVGPAADAVPRLPDPGPPVAAAGSGGGFGAVGASPDSAPVVGLDASLDVSERAGLDVSLREPLRGLAAGQSAVFYDGDRVLAHALIA; encoded by the coding sequence GTGAGGGTGCTCGCCGCCCTGTCCGGAGGCGTTGACAGCGCCGTGGCCGCCGCGCGGGCGGCCGAAGCGGGCCACCAGGTCACCGCTGTCCACATGGCCCTGATGCGCAACCCCGCGCAGACCCGCTTGGGGGGGCGCGGCTGCTGCTCGATCGAAGACGCCTCAGACGCCCGCCGTTCCGCCGCGAAACTGGGGCTGGACTTTTACGTGTGGGACCTGTCGGAAGAGTTCGAGGACCTGGTGGTGCGGGATTTCCTGGACACGTACGCCGCCGGCCGAACCCCCAACCCGTGCGTGCGCTGCAACCAGTTCATCAAGTTCCAGGTGCTGGCGGAGCGGGCGTTGGCCCTGGGCTTCGAGGCCGTGGTGACCGGCCACTACGCCCGGGTCGAACCGATCGGCTGCGGCGTGGCGCTGAGGCGGGCGGTCGACCGGGCGAAGGACCAGTCCTACGTGCTGGCGGTGGCCGGTCCGGAGGCGCTCAGGCGGTGCGTATTCCCGCTTGGGGAGGTGGCCTCAAAAGCAGAGGTCAGAGCGGAGGCCGCCCGGCGGGGGCTGCCCGTTTCCGCGAAGCCGGACTCCTACGACATCTGCTTTGTGGCGGACGGCGACACCATGGGCTACCTGCGCGCCCGCCTGGGGGAACGGCCCGGTCCGGTCCTGGACCAGTCCGGCGCACAGGTCGGGACGCATTCCGGAGCCTTCGGGTTCACCATTGGCCAGCGCCGGGGGCTGCGTTTGGGACGGCCGGCCCCCGATGGCCGCCCCCGCTACGTGACCGCGATCGACACGGCCGCCGGCGTGGTCCGGGTGGGCCCGGCCGAGGCGCTGACGGTGGAGCGCTTCCGGGTCGGTTCGCCCGTTTGGCTTGATCCGGACGCGGAGCGGTTGGCCGCGCGCGGCGAGCTGTCCTGCGACGTGCAAGTTCGCGCGCACGGCCGGCCGGTGGGGGCGACAGTCGGCCCGGCGGCCGATGCCGTGCCCCGCCTCCCCGACCCCGGCCCGCCCGTCGCTGCGGCGGGCTCGGGAGGCGGCTTTGGCGCCGTGGGCGCCAGCCCCGACTCTGCCCCCGTGGTTGGCCTGGATGCAAGCCTGGATGTCAGCGAGAGAGCCGGCCTGGATGTCAGCCTGCGCGAGCCGCTGCGCGGGCTGGCCGCGGGCCAATCCGCGGTCTTCTACGACGGCGACCGCGTGCTGGCCCACGCCCTGATCGCCTGA